In Rhodopirellula sp. P2, the DNA window CGGTGGCCGGCCCGCGGAAGACGCGATTCCGCCTCGGCACCGCAAACGCTGGAAAAGTCGCCTCTACATGGATGGCCCCAGCCTGATCAATTTCACCGTGGATGCGATCCCGCGTTTGGTGGATGAAATCCTGGAAGAAAACAATTTGTCCGATGACCAAATCGGTCACTATTTGTTTCACCAGGCCACCTGGAAGATGCTGGATCAACTCCGGAAGCGGATGGACATCGCTCCCGAGCGATTGCCGATCGATTTGGCGGATGTGGGGAATACAGTCTCCTGCACCCTGCCGATTCTGATCGACCGCATGCGAGGGCGTGACGAGTTGGGTCAGGGCTCCACCAACGTCTTGGTTGGCTTCGGCGTGGGGTTGTCGTGGGGCGGATGTCTGTGGCGTGATCAGTTCCGAGACCAATCCTAAATTTACGCACGCCGTTGCCGGTTCACGAACCCGGGGTTGAGATGAACACGTCCACGAATTGCACCGGTCGCTTCTTGATCGCGTCGCCGTATTTGCACGATGGCAATTTCTTTCGTTCTGTGGTGCTGATCGTTCGGCACACCGAGGAAGGCGCCTTTGGTGTGGTGATCAATCGCGTGGGACCGCAGCGGTTTGGCGACATCATCGAAATGAGTGATCCGACTTGGCAGGCGGGGGCTCAACCTGAAATCGATTTGAGCTCCACTTTGTCGAGTGAGTCCCCCGGCGATTCAGCCGACAACCCCGCCCAGTTGGATCCGCAGATTCATCCGGACCAGATTTATTTGGGGGGGCCGGTGAACGGCCCCATGTTGGCGCTGCATAACATCGCCGGCATCGGCGATCCCTGCGGTGTGGATGGAACCGAGGCGGGCGAGAACGATCCGGCTGGATCAACCACCCAACTGCATGATCATCCTGCCGAACCTTGGGGATCCATGTCGATCCAATGGGCGGATGTTCCCGCGTGGGTCACCGCCGATGAGGATCACTTGCGGTTGCTCGCCCGGCGTGACGACGCGAAGTTGCGATTCATCGTGGGTTATGCAGGTTGGGGCCCGATGCAATTGGAAAACGAACTGGAAGAAGGCGGTTGGTTGGTCACGCCAGCCGACACGGAATCCATCTTCGCTCCTTGCGAAGAGATTTGGGAAAAGTTGGTGCATCGCTGCGGCCAGGCCATCTTGAAGGATCTGACGCCCGATGTTTCTTTTCCCAGTGAGCAGCAGGGTTTCGACCCAGGCGTGAATTGAATGGCCCGGTATGTGATCGGCGACATCCACGGATGCGCAAAAGCACTGAGGTCGATGATTCAAGAATTGGCGCCGGCGGAAAATGACGAGCTGATCTTTTTGGGCGACTACGTCGATCGCGGCCCAGACTCTCGCGACGTCGTGGAGCAGTTGCTTGACCTGCAGTCCGTTTGCAAGGTGATCCCACTGCGTGGGAATCATGAATGGATGTTGCAAAGCGTGGTGGCACGAGGGATGGACGATTCGATGTGGCTGCGCAGTGGTGGTCGGGCGACGGTGGCCAGCTACGGTGGCTCGATCCGCAAAATCCCGGAGCAGCATTTGGCTTTCTTTGAGAACTTGCTGGCGTGCTATCAAACCGAAAGCGAGATTTTCGTGCATGCGATGTACGACCCCAGTGGTGAGATCGCAACGCAGGACGATGAGTTGACCTACTGGACTCATTTGCCGTCCAGCCTGCCGGCACCGCATCACAGCGGGAAGCGTGTTTTTGTGGGGCACACTCCCCAGCCCGATGGTGAGGTGCTTCGTCAAAGCCATCTGGTTTGCATGGACACGTATTGTTTTGGCGGCGGCTATTTGTCCGCGATGGATCTGGAAACGGAAACGGTGCTTCAAGTGGATCGCCATGGCCACGTGCGGCGTGTCCCGGTGGAGCGATTCGCGATGTTGCTGAAGGGCTGTGTTCACTGGTTTCAGTCCCGGAATTCGTGAACCTCAGCGTAATTTTCTCCCCTTGGTATACTGTTCGATGAGTTCATGCCGTTTCAGTACGGGGTGTTTGGGAGCACGGTTGGTGGCGTGAACAGGCTGTCGGTTGGTTGTCTTTCGCCGGTGCAGCTTGCTGCTCTGGTTTTTGTTGTTGTGTCCTTGGATTGGTGAGCCCCACGCGTTTTGAATGCTTCGAACGAACTGACGTTTCCAACCCAGCGACGACAGCACGGGTTTTACCGGGTTTCAGCCGTCTCGCCAAAAGTTTTGGTGGCCGATCCCGCAGCAAACGCGGCCGAAACAATTGCCTGCATCGATGCGACCGAACGAGAATCGGGCTCGGATCTGATTCTGTTTCCGGAACTCGGGCTGTCGGCTTACACCTGCGGCGATCTGTTCGCGACCCACACCTTGCTGGACGCAAGCCTGGACGCACTGGAATCCATCGTGACTCACAGCCGCGCTTGCTGGGCCACGGTGATCGTTGGGTTGCCACTTCGAGTGGGCACCAGTGTGATGAACGTTTCCGCGGTGGTCCGAGGGGGCCAGCTCCACGGTTTGGTTCCCAAGACGTTTCTGCCGAACTATCGCGAATTTTATGAGGCTCGGCACTTCCGTGCCGCCTCTCAAGCGGATCCGCCCACCGTCCGGATCGGTTCCAGCGACGTTCCCTTTGGCACGGATCTGCTGTTTCGAGATGGCGCGGCGACCCTCGCCGTTGAGATCTGTGAAGACCTTTGGGTGCCGGTTCCGCCGAGCAGTCACGCGGCGTTGGCGGGTGCCAATGTGGTGGTGAATTTGTCGGCCAGCAATGAGCTGATTGGCAAAGCCCAGTGGCGACGCGATTTGGTGGTCAGTCAATCCGGGCGTTTGATGGCAGCGTACGCGTATGCATCGGCGGGAGGTGGGGAATCGACCAGCGATTTGGTTTTCGGCGGCCACTGTTTGATCGCCGAGAATGGGGCGTTGATAGGGGAGTCTCGCAGGATCGGTGACACCGATGACGAAGACTTGCCTGTGCAAACAGCAGTGACACGCGATGTGGATCTGCAGCGGCTTGACCATGACCGCCGCGTGGTTGGTTCGTTCGATGACTTTCAGGCCTCGTTGCCTCGGCCCTATCGAACGATCGATTTAGGGGGCCGTGAATCGGAGCAAACCGAAGCGGCGGCGGAGCGGTTGGGGACTGGTTCAGCAACCATTGGTGGTGCTGGCACGGAGCGGTTGTTGCGCCGCGTGGACCCGCATCCGTTCGTTCCGGATGAGGTGTCCCAACGCGAGGAACGTTGTGCCGAGATTCTGGCAATCCAAACGGCGGGATTGGTCAAACGGTTGCA includes these proteins:
- a CDS encoding metallophosphoesterase family protein, with protein sequence MARYVIGDIHGCAKALRSMIQELAPAENDELIFLGDYVDRGPDSRDVVEQLLDLQSVCKVIPLRGNHEWMLQSVVARGMDDSMWLRSGGRATVASYGGSIRKIPEQHLAFFENLLACYQTESEIFVHAMYDPSGEIATQDDELTYWTHLPSSLPAPHHSGKRVFVGHTPQPDGEVLRQSHLVCMDTYCFGGGYLSAMDLETETVLQVDRHGHVRRVPVERFAMLLKGCVHWFQSRNS
- a CDS encoding YqgE/AlgH family protein — protein: MNTSTNCTGRFLIASPYLHDGNFFRSVVLIVRHTEEGAFGVVINRVGPQRFGDIIEMSDPTWQAGAQPEIDLSSTLSSESPGDSADNPAQLDPQIHPDQIYLGGPVNGPMLALHNIAGIGDPCGVDGTEAGENDPAGSTTQLHDHPAEPWGSMSIQWADVPAWVTADEDHLRLLARRDDAKLRFIVGYAGWGPMQLENELEEGGWLVTPADTESIFAPCEEIWEKLVHRCGQAILKDLTPDVSFPSEQQGFDPGVN
- a CDS encoding NAD(+) synthase; this encodes MNASNELTFPTQRRQHGFYRVSAVSPKVLVADPAANAAETIACIDATERESGSDLILFPELGLSAYTCGDLFATHTLLDASLDALESIVTHSRACWATVIVGLPLRVGTSVMNVSAVVRGGQLHGLVPKTFLPNYREFYEARHFRAASQADPPTVRIGSSDVPFGTDLLFRDGAATLAVEICEDLWVPVPPSSHAALAGANVVVNLSASNELIGKAQWRRDLVVSQSGRLMAAYAYASAGGGESTSDLVFGGHCLIAENGALIGESRRIGDTDDEDLPVQTAVTRDVDLQRLDHDRRVVGSFDDFQASLPRPYRTIDLGGRESEQTEAAAERLGTGSATIGGAGTERLLRRVDPHPFVPDEVSQREERCAEILAIQTAGLVKRLQQLPADLPLTIGISGGLDSTLALLVAVSAVDQLKRDRKLIDAIIMPGFGTTQHTNDSANQLVQGLGVASESIDIRPLALRTFLDIGHSPLGLAIDSSTQVDALQQRLQKVDASGGDLRFENVQARIRTMLLMSRGFVLGTGDLSEQALGWSTYNGDHMSMYNVNASVPKTLVRYLVQYAADHRYRESLHETLHRIADTPISPELLPPTEDGEIRQNTEAAIGPYELHDFFLYHFVRGGCDVAKMCFLAKQAKFREPHSEDVIEATAKTFVRRFFQNQFKRNCVPDGPKIGSVSLSPRGDWRMPADASSAAFRD